The following coding sequences are from one Shewanella violacea DSS12 window:
- a CDS encoding LysR family transcriptional regulator encodes MKTEDISLFHRIVETGSLVEAADLLNLPKSTVSRRLQALEDELKVKLFHRQSRAMTLTASGSHFYDKTLSILGDLEQTLMELTDTQAEIGGHLRILMFPVPELLDIANGIFEFMEHNSELTVELIVSTEPQDMIRNNIDLAFMVEDSFNENEMVAREVISEELHFVASPGYLAKAGTPVLPEDLEKHNSILFRYPNGRIFNEVPFGNDMKIAVKGNLCLNSIELCLEASITGRGIAFLPTKVTREYVERGELTILFEDVEPYIGKCYLVYPSRRFISLASKRFIDHMMDALERCNLGQGCGREERLRGSIKSWV; translated from the coding sequence ATGAAAACTGAAGATATTTCCCTGTTCCATCGCATCGTAGAGACGGGGAGTTTAGTTGAAGCTGCGGATCTGTTGAACCTGCCTAAGTCGACCGTGAGCCGGCGTCTGCAGGCATTAGAAGATGAACTTAAGGTCAAATTATTTCATCGTCAGAGTCGAGCCATGACGTTAACGGCTTCGGGTAGCCATTTCTATGATAAAACCTTGTCTATTCTCGGGGATCTTGAGCAGACTCTGATGGAGCTTACGGATACTCAAGCCGAGATTGGTGGCCACTTGCGTATCCTAATGTTTCCCGTACCTGAGCTACTGGATATTGCTAATGGCATTTTTGAGTTTATGGAGCATAACTCTGAGCTCACCGTCGAGCTGATTGTCAGCACTGAGCCTCAGGATATGATCCGTAACAATATCGATCTCGCCTTTATGGTGGAAGATTCATTTAATGAAAATGAGATGGTGGCGCGAGAGGTGATCAGCGAAGAGCTACATTTTGTCGCCAGCCCAGGTTATTTGGCCAAGGCGGGTACGCCTGTGTTGCCTGAAGATCTCGAGAAACATAATTCCATATTGTTTCGCTACCCTAACGGTCGAATTTTCAATGAAGTACCCTTCGGTAATGATATGAAGATAGCGGTGAAAGGTAACTTGTGTCTCAATAGTATTGAACTCTGTCTGGAAGCTAGCATTACTGGCCGGGGGATTGCGTTCTTACCCACCAAGGTGACTCGTGAGTATGTTGAGCGAGGTGAACTGACCATCTTGTTTGAAGATGTAGAGCCCTACATAGGTAAGTGCTACCTGGTTTATCCGTCAAGACGCTTTATTAGCCTAGCCAGTAAGAGATTTATCGATCATATGATGGACGCACTCGAGCGTTGCAACCTTGGCCAAGGCTGTGGCAGGGAAGAGCGGCTACGTGGTTCAATTAAGTCCTGGGTTTAG
- a CDS encoding Qnr family pentapeptide repeat protein, whose translation MQPDTYTDKTFIDASFSGEDLQDAIFERCEFYRCDFSRADMTDASFINCRFVEAGTAEGCNFSYATLISASFKHCNLSMAMFTGARCFGIELRECNLQGADFARASFANYITHKSFFCSAYITESNLSYANLESAQLEKCELMDNRWRGANLLGASMKGSDLSGGEFSQSQWGTFELEGCNLCRVELDGLDPRNVKLEGVMINQWQQEQLLAPLGIIVAPD comes from the coding sequence ATGCAGCCTGATACTTACACAGATAAGACCTTTATCGATGCCAGCTTCAGTGGCGAAGATCTGCAGGACGCGATATTCGAGCGCTGCGAATTTTACCGCTGTGATTTCAGTCGAGCCGATATGACCGATGCCAGCTTTATTAATTGTAGGTTCGTCGAGGCTGGAACTGCTGAAGGCTGTAATTTCAGTTATGCCACCTTAATCAGCGCCAGCTTCAAACATTGCAACCTGAGCATGGCGATGTTTACTGGTGCTCGCTGTTTCGGAATTGAGCTTAGAGAATGCAACCTGCAAGGTGCTGACTTTGCCCGGGCCAGCTTTGCTAACTATATTACCCACAAGAGCTTCTTCTGCAGCGCCTACATCACAGAATCAAACCTCTCCTACGCCAATTTAGAATCGGCTCAGCTAGAGAAATGTGAGCTAATGGACAATCGTTGGCGAGGCGCTAACTTGCTTGGCGCATCTATGAAGGGCTCAGATCTCAGCGGCGGCGAATTCTCCCAATCACAATGGGGCACATTCGAGCTAGAAGGCTGTAACTTATGCCGGGTAGAATTAGACGGGTTAGATCCCCGCAACGTCAAACTCGAAGGCGTGATGATAAACCAATGGCAGCAGGAGCAACTGCTGGCACCACTGGGGATCATAGTCGCGCCGGATTAA
- a CDS encoding MATE family efflux transporter — protein sequence MNDRHGLLTQPIGRVLLNMSLPNLIGILTILGFSLVDTFFISQLGTESLAAISFTFPVTLIISSIAIGIGAGVSTNLGRLIGGGQADKAKVFLHDSLLLTFMLIALISMLGSLCIGPLFSLLGANDSSLPLIADYMFLWYLGAPLLVLLMVGNQGLRATGDTRSPAKIMMLAALINLILDPLLIFGIGPFPRLEIQGAAIATVISWVVALSLSSYLLIFKRHLVEFADFNMVRLKRNWKQLAHIAQPAALMNLLNPLANAIIMAMLARIDHGAVAAFGAGIRIESVLLIAVMALSSSLVPFIAQNLGAGQTERARDALLLSLKFILVFQTLLYLPLLLLSEPIAQLFSGDPQVVEWLSFYILMIPAAYGPLGIVILMATSLNAYHRPMSSLILNVCRLFLIMLPLAALGSYLGGIKGLLLALPISNTLMGITCYILATKISEPEQLKHTQNYAAGTNKKVKSH from the coding sequence ATGAATGACAGACACGGGCTACTCACCCAGCCAATCGGTCGTGTACTGCTAAATATGAGCCTCCCAAACCTGATTGGTATCTTGACCATTCTTGGGTTCAGCCTAGTCGACACCTTTTTTATCAGTCAGTTGGGCACAGAATCTCTGGCAGCCATTAGCTTCACTTTCCCAGTTACTCTTATCATATCCAGCATAGCCATAGGTATAGGCGCCGGAGTGTCCACCAACTTAGGTCGTCTCATCGGCGGTGGTCAGGCAGATAAGGCCAAGGTGTTTCTCCATGATTCCTTGTTACTGACCTTCATGCTGATCGCACTGATTTCCATGTTAGGCAGCCTGTGCATAGGTCCACTATTTAGCCTCTTAGGCGCCAACGACTCTAGTCTGCCGCTGATAGCCGACTACATGTTTCTCTGGTATCTGGGAGCCCCACTGTTGGTGCTGCTAATGGTTGGTAATCAGGGACTGCGCGCAACTGGTGATACCCGCTCACCGGCCAAGATAATGATGTTGGCCGCGCTGATTAACCTTATTCTCGATCCCCTGCTTATCTTCGGCATAGGCCCCTTCCCCAGACTAGAGATCCAAGGGGCCGCTATCGCCACTGTGATCTCCTGGGTTGTCGCCCTGTCACTATCCAGTTATCTGCTGATATTTAAGCGCCACTTAGTGGAGTTTGCCGACTTCAATATGGTTCGCCTTAAGCGCAACTGGAAACAGTTGGCTCATATCGCTCAACCTGCGGCCTTGATGAACCTGCTTAACCCGCTCGCCAATGCAATTATCATGGCCATGCTAGCCCGCATAGATCACGGTGCTGTAGCCGCCTTCGGTGCCGGCATTCGTATCGAATCCGTGCTCTTGATTGCCGTGATGGCACTGTCATCCAGTCTGGTACCCTTTATTGCCCAAAACTTAGGTGCGGGTCAGACCGAGCGTGCCCGTGATGCCTTGCTACTGTCACTTAAATTTATTCTGGTATTTCAGACCTTGCTCTACCTGCCGCTGCTGCTATTGTCCGAGCCGATTGCTCAGTTATTCAGTGGCGACCCTCAGGTCGTAGAGTGGTTGTCTTTCTACATCTTAATGATACCCGCCGCCTATGGCCCTCTAGGTATAGTTATCCTGATGGCCACATCCCTCAATGCCTATCACAGGCCCATGAGTTCACTGATCCTTAATGTATGTCGCCTGTTTCTGATCATGCTGCCTCTGGCCGCTCTGGGTTCTTATTTGGGGGGTATTAAAGGCCTGCTACTGGCACTGCCTATCTCTAATACTTTAATGGGTATCACCTGCTATATTCTGGCAACAAAAATCTCCGAGCCTGAACAGTTAAAGCACACACAAAATTATGCCGCTGGAACGAATAAGAAAGTGAAAAGTCACTAA
- a CDS encoding co-chaperone GroES produces the protein MNIRPLHDRVIVKRSEVESKSAGGIVLTGSAAEQSTRGEVLAIGNGRILENGSVQPLDVKVGDIVIFNEGYGVKKEKIDGEEVLILSESDLMAVVS, from the coding sequence ATGAACATTCGTCCATTACATGACCGTGTCATAGTTAAGCGTTCTGAAGTTGAATCAAAATCTGCTGGTGGCATAGTACTGACTGGTAGTGCTGCCGAGCAATCGACTCGCGGTGAAGTACTTGCAATAGGCAATGGCCGAATTCTTGAGAATGGTTCTGTTCAACCACTAGACGTAAAAGTGGGTGACATAGTGATCTTCAACGAAGGTTACGGCGTTAAGAAAGAAAAGATTGATGGTGAAGAAGTTCTGATCCTTTCAGAATCTGACCTAATGGCTGTAGTGAGCTAA